Genomic window (Stenotrophomonas maltophilia):
ACCCGGTAGCGCAGGCGCAGGTCGACGCTGGTGTTGTCATCGTAGTAGCGGTTCTGCTGCGCGGTGTTGCCGGTGAAGTCCTGGTAGTAGTGCGAGCGGAACTTGCCGATGGCCTGGATGTTGAAGCGCCCAACGTCCCAGTAGATCGAGCCGGACAGCACGTGCCGCGAGAAACCACTGAGACCCGCCGGCGGCACGATCGCCGGAATGATCGTGCCATCACTGGCCAGCTGTTCGCCCAGTCGTGAGTCCTGGGTCTGATAGTCCGCATCGGCGTAGTTGTAGCTGACCTTGAAACCCAGCCCGTCGAACGGCTTGGGCAGGTACGACAGTCGATGCGTGGCCGTCACCTCGAAGCCGGTCAGCGTGCTGTTCTCGTCGGTGGTTACCTGCTGCCGCACCGGTACGGTCACGCTCTGGCCGTCGATGGTGTAGGTCTCCGGCACCAGCGCAGTGGCGGTGCCGCCGTTGAACTGCTTCCAGTACACCGCGCCGGCCAGCATCGTGTCCGGGTTCGGGTACCACTCCAGTGACAGGTCGCCGTTCCAGGACATCAGCGGCTGTGCCGCTGGGTTGCCACTGGCACTGATGTCATCCAGCGCATCGGCCAGGTTGCCGTAGGTAGCGTCGCTGCTGACGTTGATGGTGCGCCCCGCTCCCAGGGCCGAAATGTCCGGACGGGACATCGCGCGGTAGGCGCCGACCCGCAGCAGGACATCCGGCCGCAGCTCGAACGCGGCGTTCAGGCTGGGCAGCAGCTTGTCGTTGCCCGCCTTGAACACCTGGGTGCTGTAGTCGCCGGTAGGCTGCAGGCGGATCGTGCCGTCGCCGTTGTCTTCAATGCGCAGGCCGGTACGCACCCCCTCGGAGCGCACATCGGTCTTCACCCAGCGCAGGCCCAGGTTACCGGTCACCGGCAGCCCGAACAACGTGCTGCTGAACTCGCCCATCAGGTAGAGCGCGCGGGTCTTCTCGGTGATATCGACATTGTTCGGATCCTGGAAGCCCGTGTCCAATCCGCTGTCGAGGCTGCCACGGAACGACTGATACAGACAGTTCGGGTCGAAGTACGCCCAGGACGAAATCGTGTTGCCGCTTGCGGCATCCATGAAGTCATCCTGTGGGAACGGCGCGCGGCAGGCCTGGTTGGCAGCGATGATCTTCGCCTTGTCGGCTGCCACACGCTGATCGTAGTCAGTCACCAGAGTGTTGTCGCGCAGGCGGTAGTCGGCCTGGCTGGCGCGCACGCCGCCCTTGATGCGGGTGAAGAAGCCGGACTCCGGCATGAAGCTGGCATCGAAGCGGCCGGCCTTGATCTTGTGGTCGTTCTCCGTTGCGCTGGAGGTGACGCGCGCCGCGCCGGTGTAGGCGTCCCAGTTGTTGGGGTCGAAGTTCGGCGCCAGGGCAACACTGGGTACTTCGCCATGCCAGTCCCAGTCGTAGTCCACGTACCCGGTGGCGCCACTACTGATGCCGGGGACGATGGCGTTGTTGACGTCGCGCTGGTTGGCGCGCAACCGGGTCATGCGCTCGCTGTCGAGGCGATTGGTGTGCGAGTAGGAAAGATCGGTGGACAGCTCCCACGCCGGGGTCGGGCGCAGGATCAGGTTCAGGCCGCCGCCGGTGTACTCCTCCCCACGCCAGTAGCGGTTGGAGGTGGAATCAATCGAGGTGCTGCCGTGCAGGTGGCGCACGATGCCTTCCTCGTCAACCTCGCGCTGGGTGATGCCGCGGCGAGCGTTGGACAGGCTCAGGTCACTGCGGTTCTCGTACCAGTTGCGCTGGGTATGCTCGAAATCGACATTCAGCTCGACCACGTCATTGGGCCGCCACTGCAGCGCGGCAAACTCGCTCTGGCGATCATTGCGCTCCTGCTTGAGGCGGTAGATGCGACTGCTCGGCACCAGGTAGTAAGGCGCGCCGTTGGCGATGGCCTGTGCGCTGACCTCGTTGCAGTTGGCATTGGACACGTTCTGCGTGCCGTCGCAGGCATACCAGGTGGAACCGCTGGTGATGCTCTCTTCCGGATCGGTACCATCCAGGCGCTGGAAACCCAGCGAAATGCCCAGCTTCTGCCCATTGCCGAACTCGAACTGGTCGATGTAGCTGGCGGTGCCGCGATAGCCGATGCCATCGTCGTCGCGGTACTTCTTGTCATACTCGGCCCAGCTGCCACGTAGATCGATCTGCGCCGAGCGCTTGCCGTATTCCAATGGCCGTACCGTTTCCAGGCCAATGGTACCGGCCACGCCGCCTTCGATGATGTCGGCTCGCTGGGTCTTGTAGATGGCCACCGTGTTGATCAGCTCGGCCGGGAACATATTGAAGTTCACCGAGCGGTCGCCGCTGCCATTGGTGATTTCGCGGCCGTTGAAGTTGGTGCTGCTGAGAAAGGCGCCCAGGCCACGGATCGAGATCTCAGAGGCACCGGTCTTGTCGCGGGTCGAGGCGGCACCGGTCAGAGTCTCGATGGCATCGGCCAGCGACGGCGCCGGCAGGTCGCCGATGTCGTCTGCGGAGAGCACATCGGCAATGACCGTATCGTCGCGCTTCTTGTTGATCGAACTCTGCATGGACTCGCGGATGCCGGTGACCTGCACCTGGTCCAGCGTGGTGGGATCCTGCCCTGCCGCGTCCTTGCTGGATTGCGCCTGGGCCGTGGGCAGGCCCGCCAGCACGGCGAGCAGCGCCACGATCAGGGGTGTGGGGGACAACGAGATGCTGTGCACTGCTCCGGCGGGTCGCCGCATGGTTTCCTCCTCCCAAAGGATCGCCTGCATGCCAGGCGTGGGACGCAGCTTCGGCATGGCGACATGAAAATGTCAACCAATTGGTATGCGATTGTTCAAATGCCTTTTATCCATACCAGTTGATCGCAATTTAATGTGCTGCTGCAGCATGACTTTGCGCGAAAGCTGGCTTACAACACACCCGGAAGTGGTATGCAGACCCACCCTGAAACGACGGCCCGACCGTCCCTGGAAGGATTTCATGCGCATTTACCCGCTGGCGCGTCACCTGCCCAACAATCCATCACTTGTTTGCCTGGCCACTGGCCTGGTCATGTGCCTGACCACTTCAGCGGCAAGTGCAGCCAGCTGGCTCGTCCACGATGTCGCTGAGTTCACTACCGCCGCATCAGCGCTGCAGCCCGGCGATGAGATCGTGCTGGCTGACGGCATCTGGAACGATGCCCGGTTGCTGCTGAAGGGCCAGGGCACGGCGGCCGCGCCGATCGTGCTGCGCGCGCAGACCGCCGGCAAGGTCGTCCTCAGCGGGCGCTCGGACCTGCGCCTGGCGGGGAGCTACCTGCAGGTATCCAACCTGGTGTTCCGCAACGGCTATACGCCGGGTGATGCGGTGGTGGCGTTCCGCGAATCCAGCAAGGCGGTGGCCCGCCACAGCCGGGTGACCGGCCTGGTGATCGATGACTACACCAACCCCGATGCCAGCGACCAGGACTACTGGGTATCGCTGTATGGCAGCAACAACCGGTTGGATCAAAGCCAGCTGCGCGGCAAGACCAATGCCGGGCCGACCGTGGTGGTGGTGCGCGATGCCACCCAGGGCCTGGACAACCAGCACCGTATCGACCACAACTGGTTCGGGCCGCGCCCGGCGCTGGGCGTCAACGGTGGCGAAACCCTCCGCGTCGGCACCAGCGACACCTCGTTGAGCGATTCCAACAGTACGGTGGAGAACAACTGGTTCGAAGGCTGCGACGGCGAGACCGAGATCATCAGCAACAAGTCCGGCGGCAATACCTACCGCGGCAACGTGTTCTACCGCTCGGCCGGCGCGCTCACGCTGCGCCATGGCAACGGCAACCGGGTGATCGACAACGTCTTCCTGGGTGATGACAAGGCCGGCACCGGTGGCGTGCGCATCATCAATGCCGACCAGACCGTCAGCAACAATTACTTCGAGCGACTGGCCGGCTCCAGCAACCGTTCCGCGCTGGCGGTGATGGACGCGCAGGCCGATCCGCCGCTGTCCGGCTATGCGCCGGTGGTGAATGCCACGATCAGCCGCAATACCTTCGTGGATGTGGCGAAGATCAGTTTCGGCGTCGGCCATGACGAGGCCAAGGGCATCGTGGTCGCCGCCAGCAACAGCCACTTCAGCGCCAACCTGATCGTCAACCGCACCAGCAGGAACCCGCCCAATGCCGCCAGTTCGCTGGCCGGCATCGACTTCAGCGGCAACGTGCAGTCACCGGCAGCCAGCAACGTATTCCCGGGAGGCGTAGAGGGCCGTGGCGTCAGCCTGCAGCAGGCTGCCAGCGGATTGTGGGTTGCCACGCCTGTCCTGCCCGCCGTGGGCGCCGAGCCTGCCCTGGCGATGACCGCGCGCGAGGCGACCGGCGTCGACTGGTATCCCAAGGTGGGCGAGGTTGCCCTGTCACGCACCAGCACCGGAGTGGATCGATGAGGTTGCAACCGCTGTCCGTTTCACTGGCCCTTGCTCTGGCCATTCCGCTCTCCCTGCTTCCGGCTGTGCCGCTGCTGGCCGCTCCGGCCACTGCCGCGCGCC
Coding sequences:
- a CDS encoding TonB-dependent receptor encodes the protein MRRPAGAVHSISLSPTPLIVALLAVLAGLPTAQAQSSKDAAGQDPTTLDQVQVTGIRESMQSSINKKRDDTVIADVLSADDIGDLPAPSLADAIETLTGAASTRDKTGASEISIRGLGAFLSSTNFNGREITNGSGDRSVNFNMFPAELINTVAIYKTQRADIIEGGVAGTIGLETVRPLEYGKRSAQIDLRGSWAEYDKKYRDDDGIGYRGTASYIDQFEFGNGQKLGISLGFQRLDGTDPEESITSGSTWYACDGTQNVSNANCNEVSAQAIANGAPYYLVPSSRIYRLKQERNDRQSEFAALQWRPNDVVELNVDFEHTQRNWYENRSDLSLSNARRGITQREVDEEGIVRHLHGSTSIDSTSNRYWRGEEYTGGGLNLILRPTPAWELSTDLSYSHTNRLDSERMTRLRANQRDVNNAIVPGISSGATGYVDYDWDWHGEVPSVALAPNFDPNNWDAYTGAARVTSSATENDHKIKAGRFDASFMPESGFFTRIKGGVRASQADYRLRDNTLVTDYDQRVAADKAKIIAANQACRAPFPQDDFMDAASGNTISSWAYFDPNCLYQSFRGSLDSGLDTGFQDPNNVDITEKTRALYLMGEFSSTLFGLPVTGNLGLRWVKTDVRSEGVRTGLRIEDNGDGTIRLQPTGDYSTQVFKAGNDKLLPSLNAAFELRPDVLLRVGAYRAMSRPDISALGAGRTINVSSDATYGNLADALDDISASGNPAAQPLMSWNGDLSLEWYPNPDTMLAGAVYWKQFNGGTATALVPETYTIDGQSVTVPVRQQVTTDENSTLTGFEVTATHRLSYLPKPFDGLGFKVSYNYADADYQTQDSRLGEQLASDGTIIPAIVPPAGLSGFSRHVLSGSIYWDVGRFNIQAIGKFRSHYYQDFTGNTAQQNRYYDDNTSVDLRLRYRVNKQLSLSLELMNLTNEPRVAYQPLYGNFREVVTYGRRAYFGVRYKF
- a CDS encoding polysaccharide lyase 6 family protein; its protein translation is MRIYPLARHLPNNPSLVCLATGLVMCLTTSAASAASWLVHDVAEFTTAASALQPGDEIVLADGIWNDARLLLKGQGTAAAPIVLRAQTAGKVVLSGRSDLRLAGSYLQVSNLVFRNGYTPGDAVVAFRESSKAVARHSRVTGLVIDDYTNPDASDQDYWVSLYGSNNRLDQSQLRGKTNAGPTVVVVRDATQGLDNQHRIDHNWFGPRPALGVNGGETLRVGTSDTSLSDSNSTVENNWFEGCDGETEIISNKSGGNTYRGNVFYRSAGALTLRHGNGNRVIDNVFLGDDKAGTGGVRIINADQTVSNNYFERLAGSSNRSALAVMDAQADPPLSGYAPVVNATISRNTFVDVAKISFGVGHDEAKGIVVAASNSHFSANLIVNRTSRNPPNAASSLAGIDFSGNVQSPAASNVFPGGVEGRGVSLQQAASGLWVATPVLPAVGAEPALAMTAREATGVDWYPKVGEVALSRTSTGVDR